The nucleotide window ACGGCGGAAGTGTCCTCGATGGTATCCATGAGGCTGTAGTCGTTATTCTCGCCCATGGGGTGTTCGATGGAATAGGTCTTTTTGACCAGAACCATGAGCCGCCGCACATAGGCGGGATCGACACCCATGGCGTCAGCCACTTCCTTGGCCTGCGGCTCGCGGTTGAGTTTCTGCAGGAGTTCGCGGCTGATCTTGATCAGTTTGTTGATATCGTCGGAGACATGCACGGGCAGACGAATGGTCCGGCTCTGGTTCACCAGGGCGCGCTCGATCGACTGCCGGATCCACCATGTGGCATAGGTGGAAAACCGGCACTCCTTGCTGAGCTTGAACCGCTCGACGGCCTTGATGAGCCCCATATTGCCCTCCTCGATGAGATCGAGGAAGGGGAGGCCGCGATTCATGTAGCGCTTGGCGATCTTGACGACCAGCCGCAGATTGGATTCGATCATCCGGTCGCGGGCCGCCTTGTCTCCTTCGGAGATCCTTTGCGCCAGCTCCCGCTCCGATTCGGCAGTCAGCAGCGTGGTTTTCTGGATTTCCTTGAGATAGAGCTTGATGGCGTCGTCCGAGTGGTCGTCAAACGGGGCCGCCTTCTCTTCTTCCTCGGCGTCAGCCTCCCCCTCATCCTGCGACTCCTCATCTTCGAGCTCGTCATCGGTTTCGGTGAATTCGGCGTCATCATCCTCTACTGCATCAGAGGTGAGATCAAACTCGTCGTATTCGTTCATCGGCTCATCCATCGGTATGCGCGTCTCCGGTCGAAGGCGGGGTAAAATATCGTTCGAAGTCTAAGAGATAGGGTATCTCATGGCAAGTAAAAAATCGGATTGACGGGCTCCTTGCCTCGGCGGATTTCAAAATAGAGACGAGGCTTGCCACCGGCAGGCGGGGCGCCGGAGAGTGCGATACGCTCGCCTTTGCTCACAAAGGCGCCGGCGTCGACGATGTTTTTTTGGTTGAAGCCGTAGACCGTGAAGAAGTCATTGTCGTGCCTCAGAATAATCAGGTTGCCATAAGTCCGGATGCCGTCGCCGCTGTAGATAACGCGGCCGGCAGCGGCCGAAAGGACCGGTGACCCCGGGACAGCGGAAATTTCCAACCCCTTGGTCGGCGAGCCGCCAACGCCGTCGAACCCCTTGAGAAGCGCTCCCTTCAGCGGCCAGCCGAATTTTCCCTTGACGACCGCCGCCGGCTTGCCGACAGGAGCCCC belongs to Desulfuromonadales bacterium and includes:
- a CDS encoding sigma-70 family RNA polymerase sigma factor, giving the protein MNEYDEFDLTSDAVEDDDAEFTETDDELEDEESQDEGEADAEEEEKAAPFDDHSDDAIKLYLKEIQKTTLLTAESERELAQRISEGDKAARDRMIESNLRLVVKIAKRYMNRGLPFLDLIEEGNMGLIKAVERFKLSKECRFSTYATWWIRQSIERALVNQSRTIRLPVHVSDDINKLIKISRELLQKLNREPQAKEVADAMGVDPAYVRRLMVLVKKTYSIEHPMGENNDYSLMDTIEDTSAVDPATLIEDLDKYAHVSEWLDTLNENEREILALRFGLDDREPQTLDTIGRRFGVTRERIRQIEAKSLEKLRKIMEDKQSSAKILMEG
- a CDS encoding peptidoglycan DD-metalloendopeptidase family protein, which codes for MTVRILVLLLLLLLPGACSSPRGVYHTVHEGQTLYRIGKTYGVDERYLARVNRIDDPAQLRVGTRIYIPGADRVKEVPALARPVPPAPPASPVPKPPTTVKKATPVPAPAARQQGKPPAGIKPRPATGAPVGKPAAVVKGKFGWPLKGALLKGFDGVGGSPTKGLEISAVPGSPVLSAAAGRVIYSGDGIRTYGNLIILRHDNDFFTVYGFNQKNIVDAGAFVSKGERIALSGAPPAGGKPRLYFEIRRGKEPVNPIFYLP